From Coffea arabica cultivar ET-39 chromosome 9c, Coffea Arabica ET-39 HiFi, whole genome shotgun sequence, one genomic window encodes:
- the LOC113707840 gene encoding trimethyltridecatetraene synthase-like, with product MESTWLLLALAWLVALAFLSKGSTHKRLKLNHPPGPKPWPIIGNLNLLGSNPHQSLHLLSQKYGEIMQLKFGSSPVVVASSPDMAKEFLKTHDDIFASRPTTAAGKYTSYNCSDVSWAPYGPHWRQARKIYLSQIFSQKPLDSFESIRIEERRAFISRLYALSGKPVVMRDHLMRLTLSTASQMVLSNKYFAQSEEDGSLVTFEEFQEMIDTWFLLGGVFNIGDWIPWLDRFDLQGYIKQMKELDKKFDRFHNHVLDDHQAKRKTEKDFIPTDMVDILLQYAEDPDLRVKLTRDQIKGLIQDLLAAGTDTSASTVEWAMNELLKHPRLIEKATEELDRVIGRDKWVEEADFSKLPFLEAIIKETFRLHPITTLLPPHYAIEDGTVAGYHIPKGTTVLINTWSIGRNSKYWDSPEEFMPERFLEKDVDMKGQNFALLPFGSGRRRCPGYNLGLKLVRSMLANLLHGFNWKLPHGMKPEEICMEELYGLTTHPRTPLAMIPEPRLPVNLY from the exons ATGGAAAGCACTTGGCTACTCTTAGCCTTGGCATGGCTTGTTGCATTGGCTTTTCTCTCAAAAGGATCCACTCACAAACGCCTCAAGCTAAATCATCCACCAGGACCAAAACCATGGCCTATTATTGGCAACTTGAACCTCCTCGGTTCAAACCCACATCAATCCTTACACTTGTTGTCCCAGAAATACGGAGAAATCATGCAACTAAAATTTGGTTCCAGCCCTGTTGTTGTAGCTTCATCCCCTGATATGGCAAAAGAATTCTTGAAAACACATGACGACATCTTCGCCTCTCGGCCTACAACTGCTGCTGGCAAATACACTAGCTATAACTGCTCCGACGTGTCATGGGCACCTTA tggtcCGCACTGGCGGCAAGCTCGTAAAATTTATCTTTCCCAAATCTTTAGCCAAAAACCACTTGACTCCTTCGAGAGCATACGCATTGAAGAAAGGCGTGCTTTCATTTCTCGCTTGTATGCTCTATCAGGAAAGCCAGTAGTTATGAGAGATCATCTAATGCGTCTTACCCTCTCCACTGCAAGCCAGATGGTTTTGAGTAACAAGTACTTTGCCCAATCTGAAGAGGATGGATCTCTAGTTACCTTTGAAGAGTTCCAAGAGATGATAGATACATGGTTTTTGCTGGGTGGTGTGTTCAATATCGGGGATTGGATACCATGGCTCGACAGATTTGATCTCCAGGGTTACataaagcaaatgaaagaaCTTGACAAGAAATTTGATAGATTCCATAACCATGTGCTTGATGATCACCAGGCCAAGAGGAAAACGGAGAAGGATTTTATCCCTACGGACATGGTGGACATTCTATTGCAATATGCTGAAGATCCTGATCTCCGGGTCAAACTCACCAGAGATCAAATAAAAGGGCTAATTCAG GACTTACTGGCTGCTGGCACAGATACCTCAGCGTCCACCGTAGAATGGGCAATGAATGAACTTCTCAAACATCCACGTCTCATTGAAAAGGCGACCGAAGAGCTTGATAGAGTGATAGGGAGAGATAAGTGGGTGGAAGAGGCTGATTTCTCAAAGCTACCTTTTCTAGAGGCGATCATAAAGGAAACTTTTAGGTTACATCCAATAACAACGCTACTTCCACCCCATTATGCCATTGAGGATGGCACAGTAGCTGGTTATCACATTCCTAAAGGAACAACGGTGCTTATAAACACATGGAGTATAGGGAGGAACTCAAAGTATTGGGATTCTCCTGAAGAGTTCATGCCAGAAAGATTTTTGGAGAAGGATGTTGACATGAAGGGACAAAACTTTGCGTTATTGCCATTTGGCTCAGGTCGACGGAGGTGCCCGGGCTATAACCTTGGACTCAAACTTGTTCGATCAATGTTGGCCAACTTGTTGCATGGATTTAACTGGAAATTGCCTCATGGCATGAAACCAGAAGAAATTTGCATGGAAGAACTCTACGGACTCACAACTCATCCAAGGACTCCACTTGCTATGATCCCAGAACCACGTTTGCCGGTCAATCTCTACTAG